AAAGCCCGAGGGTGCGGAAAAAAGATCGCGTATCCTCGGGCTTTTTTGTGTAAATCTTGGCTTGATATAAAAATCAGGGAGAACCGCTAATCAGTTGTGCTTAAGCAGGAAATGATCATGGTCTGAAAATGAAAATGAAAAGGGTAAGAAGCTGTAAAACTTTCTTTTTAAGAGCACCGTAAGCACTTTTTGTATGACTGAACACTTGAACGAACCCTTTGAATAAGCGGAACCATAGCAGTTTCAGCGCTATGCTGCACATAAGTTTATTTGAATGAGTGATTTACTTCGGGGGGGGGAATCAAGCTGTTCTTCAAAAATAAATAAAAGTTTAGGAGAGCAATGAAGTCAAGTTTATTACGACCATTATTCACAATTAAACAGAATATATTTGCTAAATGTATGTTTAAATTTGGCTTAGTGAAAAAACGCCGGTAGCCAAAATGTGAGTGTGGTGTAAAGACTGCGCACCGAGCGAAGCGATTCCCGCGCTGCGAAATTTCCCCGCTGGCTGCGTTGAAGCTGAAAACTCATGCTCAGGGTACTTAGGTGCCTTTCCGCTGATTTTTAAGCTTAGTCATGCCAGTAAGAAAATTTCTTGGAGAATAATGCGGGTTAGGCTGATATGAGAGCAGTTCAGTTGCAATAAAGCAGCTAATGAATGGAAAAGTACACTTAAAATACAGGGTGTTCAATTACCAAAAAACCTGATAATCAATTGATAAATATTAGTATACATCTAATAGTGCGCATTTCCTTTAGGCATGCGGTTTAGTAAAGTATGCTGAGAATGTGTTTGGGCAAAAATAGCTACCTGTGAAAATTTATTGTGGTGGGATAAGAAACAAAAATTGTTAGATATCGTCTGTAGTTAAACATAAGTGTCTGTATTATCGTAAGAATTTGCTTTCTTAACAGTTTTAGTGTTAATAGTACGCATAAAAGGAGGCCGTTTTGGTTTACTATCTAAGCAAATATCAATATCTTAATATCAAACATACTATTGTGCTTTTGCATTGCTTTAAGACCATCGGTAATAGAAAATTTTTCACTACAAACCTCCCAAACTATGGAAGACAATAAACAAGCTAAGAAAAGAAGAATGGTATTTATGCCTGCGCTAAGCTTTGCTATGATTTTGGTGATAGTGCTAAGCAGTTGCGAAACGCCATCAAAGCCGGATTTTCAAACTGAACAACGTTACACTGTTCCGATTGTCAAAAGCCTGAGCTACGCCTTTTTGGGCGGAACAGAAGCCATTATTGATACCACAAGTGCTGATTTTGAAAATCTGTTTACGATTGATCCCAGCGGGCTCGTTACACTGGGTGTAACAAATGAGTTTGATATTGGTTCATTTGATGAGAGTATCCCTGATGTAAGCATTGCTACGTTTAGTATCGATGCTGAAATTTCAAACCTTGAACCGACCATCAGTGGTAGTGCTGCAACTGATTTTGAGTCTTTTACGGGTTTAGATCCGGCCCTGTTCCCAATCGGTGCTACGCTGCCTGCCGGAGCGGTTCCTGCATTTGATCTTGAGCTTGATATGGAAGATTTGGTTCAAGTCGTAACGCGTGAAGGAAACCTTCAGGTTACTATCGAAAATCAGCTGGGGTTTACCTTTGATGAACTCGTTTTCAGATTCAGAACAGAAACCGGTTTTGTAGGGGATACGCAGGTGATAGAAGATTTTGCGCACGGGGAAGAGCGTACCCTGAAGATTTCATTTACAAGCGGAGAAGTGATCAGCATACCTCTTTTTGCGGTATTCAGCACTTCATGGTCACAGCAGCAAATGGCAGCCCCACCGGAAGAACTCATTGTTAGTGAAGTGCAAAACGACGAGTTCAGGGTGCAGTCTGCAAGCGCACGTTTCCCGTCTCAGACCATCACTAAGGAAATAGAAACCGGAATTTCCGAGGAGGATTTTATTTTAGAGAATAATGATGACTTTGCAGAGATGGAATCTATACAGTTGTCATTTGAATCTTTGCGTAATACGATCGACCTTGATTTTGAAAGCCTTGTGATATCATTCCCCACTATACTCACAAGGGGAGCTGATGGCAGCTTTTCCCCGCAGGATTCGGTTGTGATAAACCTTGAACAGGATCAGCTGCCAAGGCGTGCAAGTGACCCATCGAATATTGAGGGTATTAGTTTTGACATTTTCCTGGAGGATGTCCGAATCTCGGCACCCGGCAACACCTTTATCGCGAATCTTGAGGCCAAGACGGAGAATACACTTGATAGTCCGCCGGGAGACAGGATTCGTACCATAACTACCGAAGACAATTTTACCGGTACAGCTGAATTCGAAGTCGGAAATATTACCCGGATAACCGGCATTGTTCTTCCAAGATTCGTTGATCTGAATGATGCCCCCGATGATCAGCTTGATCTGGCAGACCCGGAAGTCCGGATTGAAACCAATATCGATGATTTGAAGGAATTTTCGGAACGTGTTGTAAATTTAAACATTGATAATCCGGAACTTGTGCTTCATTATGATACTAATATTGATGCTTCAAACCTGGTTTACGCTGCCATTTTAGGTATTAATGCAGCTGGCGAGCAGCACTTTCTCTCAGGCCTGCCCGATACTCCCTTTCATGTTGCTGCTGATGATACAATAAGTGGCCTTTTGTTTAACGGCTTACCTATCGCGAACGCAGACCTTATCAAAATTCCTATTGACGGGCGGGATGGCGAAGACATTTCTCAGCAGGTTTTCTTTACAACTGAAAACAGCACCGTTGCTGATTTCCTGAACAGTTTGCCTACGGAAATATTTTTTATCGGAAAGGCACTGATTAACCCGGAAAGTGAGCGTGTAAACGTGCAGCGGCCCATCACCCTGGATTCTGAACTCAGCCTCAACATCCCGATTTCATTGCAAAGTGACCCCAATAACCCAACTGCAATTGCTGACACACTTGATCTTGATCTTTCCGATCTGCCTCGTGATGGTGATGACCTAGAAATTAAGCGCGGAAGCCTGTTCATACAGTACAGCAATGAACTGCCGCTGGATCTCGACTTTGAGTTCAGTTTCCTGGATGCGTTTGGAGATTTGGTTACGGTCGTACCGGCTGATGGACAAAACCCGGTGAGTATTTTGCCTGCTCCCGTAAGCGGGGGCGGATTTTCTGTCGGGCCCGAAAACAATGTGCTCGAGGTAAACCTGACCGAAGCACAGCTGCGCGAATTATGGCGTACAGAGCAAATGCAGCTGCGGGCGGTACTGCTCACAAGCGATAATGAAACCGTAAGTTTGCGTGCTACAGATCAGGTGAGCCTGAACATGCGTGCGGATTTTGTGCTTAACCTTAAAGTTGGAGGGAATTAGCCATGACAAAGTCGCAACTTATTTCTGTATTTATTTGGATAGCTCTTACTTTAGGGTTTGCAGCGGCCTCTCAGGCACAGCACAGACTTGAAGTCCCTGAAACTATGGCTATCGGGGCCACAGGAACAGCGTGGGCCGGCGGTGCCGCGGCATTGCATATCAACCCGGCAAACCTGCTGGATATGCGGTCCGGCAGGCCTAATAATCTCGTATTTCTTCAGTCTTCTGCGACCCTTGGCGGGGGGCTCTTAAACGTAAGTACCTATAACAGCTTTCTAACAAAAGGGGAACTGCTGGATGCAGCAAGACAGCGGGAAATGCTTGATCAATGGTACGGGGACGATGCAGGCAGCAGCATGCAGTACGCCCACGTCAATGCCGGTTTCGTACTCGCCGGTACAGCCTTTCAGCTGAATCCCGGCTATGCAGCCGGACTTTCCGTCCGACTGCGTAACTTAAGCTCAACGGGAATTAGCAGAGGCGCTGCCGAGCTGGGGCTTGGCGGGCTTAATGAAGACGTGTTCCGCGAAGGGCGTGAAGCAGACCTGATGCTTGAAGCCACTTCGTTCGCAGAAGTCACCGCCGGCTTTGCCATGATGTTGTATGAGGGAGACTTCTTCCCGCTTACCGGCAGGCGCTGGAGCCTTCAGGCCGGGGTGAGTCCGCAGCTGTTTCTCGGTATCGCGCAGAGTCAGCTTGAATTGCGGTCACGCATTACCGTAAGCGGCGACGACGTGCATCACGATTTCAGATACATTATTCAAACGCAGGGCGAAACAAGCGATCAGCTGTTTCAGTATCTCGCCGACCGTGATGCGAACGACGAACGGCCTGAAATGGGCGACTATCTTGAATTCCCATCTGATATCGGGAAAATTGATGGCATGGGCTTCGGTCTGAACCTTGGGGTTACCGCACAATTTGAGCTGGGAGATGCGTTTCTTGATTTTCCTTTTCTTGGTGAAGGAATGCGAATCCTGCAGCTTGGACTGGCATTTTCGGACCTGGGCAGCATCCGCTACAGCCGAAGGGCCGCTGTATTTGAAAATCAAGGCCTGTTTACTTGGGAAGGTTTCGCCATAGATCAGCAGCGAATTGATGAAGAATTTGATGGCGACCTGGGTTCTTATTTCAGCTATGTGTTGGAAGACAGCGTACTGTATGATATGTACCTTGATTTTGATGGCCGTGAAGTAGGTTCGAACCGGGTTCAGCTGCCGGCTGCGTGGGCATTCGGCGGCGAGCTCCGCGCCGGACGCATGCAGGCCGCATTCGATTTAGGTGCAGGATTCAGTAACAGCGGTCTTGTCAGCCGCCGGTTGGCACTTGGTGTTGGGGCTTCGTACGCGATCACGAGATTTGTACCGGTCCGTGCCGGATGGTACAGTGGCGGAAGTAACAACAGTTCCTGGACATTCGGGACGGGCCTCACAGGAGGCGCTTATAGGCTTGATCTTGGCGTGATGCTATCACCGGGCACTCAAAACGGCGGCGCCTGGGCTGCCATTGGCCTCGGAGCATTACAGTTCAGGTTTTAGCAAAGGAAAAAAATCTGCGCGCAAGTGGATTTCTCACAAGTAGCAAGAACATGGAAACAAAAAAAGGGGTCACCGCGAACAGCGGGGCATGGCAACGCTGCAATCAAAACCCCAGCAATCCGACTTGCCAAAACAGCACACCGAAGTCTCATGTGAGAGATCCCCTCCGGCTGTTCTACCTCGATAGGGATCAACGGCCCGGAGCCCTGCACCACAAGATTCTTCGACTCCGCTGCGCTCCGCTCAGGATGACAGTGACGCCTCATGGCAAACGGCGCGGCATGCCGCGCCGTGGTTGCAACAGTGCCCCTGTCATCCTGAGCGGAGCCGTAGCGCAGCGGAGGCGGAGCCGAAGGATCTGGTGATTCGGTTTGGGAGGTTGGTTCAGACCGGAAAAAATCCTGAGAGCCATCTGCCCCGGGGCGTATTCGGGCGAAGCCAAATGAGAAGTGTTCGGGATGAAAGGACCGGGCTTGGGATATTGGTTTACATTGTTGATTTCACAACATCCTGTTCATCCTGTAATCCTATAAATCCTGTTTGAAACGCGGTGGAGACGTCAAACCTGCACAATCCCGGGTTTTCGGCTGTGAGCTGCGGGCTGTATCCCAAAAAGCAACGCCTTCATCTTTGGTTTGGGGACGCTAAATTTGTCACGGCGCCCCTGATGTTCTCTGAGTTTTCCCCAAAAAAATAAAACAGGTAAGTGGCTTGGCAGCCTGAGGTTGGCTGACCATGCCGGTTTTGGACTTGCTTGCCGCGGAAGCTCAGGGGATGAAGGGGACGATGTTTATTTCGCTTGAGATGCCGGTGCGGCTGCCGAAGATGCCGATGCCGCCTTCGATGTTCCAGAGCACGTTGTCGATCTGGCCTGGCGACTGATTCGGGCCGCCGCTTTGCAGGTTGAGGGTGCGCACGTAGTCGTAGAGGTTGGTGTCGATGGCGTAGAAGGCGACTTCGTTGGGGCCGAAGTAGGCGATGGAAATCCAGGGGAGGGTCAGGGTGATGGTTTCGTCGTCGTTGATTTCGTAGTTAGCTTCGTTGATGATGGGGGAGGAGACGCGCAGAAACTGATCGGGGTTTTCTTCTTCAAAAAAGCCGGCAAAGAAGGGCGTGAGCAGCTCCGGATCAGGCTGCAGCGCGAGGGTGGAGGCGATGTAGTAGTTCTGCCGACCCGGGTAGAAGCTAATGGTGAAGGTTGGCTCGTACTGCACCGGACCCTGATAGATGAAGGTGTCGCCGTTGTCGGAAAGCAGCTCGAAACCCCCGGGCACGAAGGTGCGGGCGCGGAGCTTGGGTGCCTGATCGGGCGTTTCGCGGACTTCGAGCCGATAGACGCGCCCCGGCTGTACGGTCGCGCCCGCGTCTTCGGGCAGGTACACGCCCCGCTGATCGCTTTCGAGGTAGCGGAAGGTTTCCGTGACGGCGCCGGCATCGTTGGTGAGCAGTACGCGGACATCGAGGCCGGAAAGCGCCGCAGCTTCGAAGCTGTAGAATTCATCGAACGGGAGCGTGCGGGAAAGGCGGATTTCAGGGAGCGGATCGCCCGCGGTGAGGAAGGCTTCGATAACCATTTGCTCGGTGAAGCTGTCCTGTTTGTAGGGATCGCAGCCTGTTGTGAGCAGGGCGCTCATCATCACCGTAAAGAAAAGCGCAGCGAGGCCGGTTTGAGCGAAAGTTGGGCGGATAGCAGGCATCATCATAAAGCTTAGAAATTGACAGTATAGGTCACGGAGGGGAGGATGGGCAGCATCTGCACGGTGATGCGCTGCACGGGGTTTTCGTCGAAATCGAACTGATAGAACCACACGTTGCGGCGGGAGTAGAGGTTGATGATCTGCAGCTGAAGCTCCGAATCGCCGAGGTTGAAAAAGCGTCCGTAGCGGGTGAAGCCCACATCGAGGCGGTGATAGGCGGGCAGTCGGGAGGCGTTCACGCGGCCCACGATGATGGGGTTGTCGGGCTCGGTGCCGAAGGGGTTGTTGATTTGGGTGCGGCCCAGCGGCTCGGTGTAGGTCTGACCCGTTGCGTAGCCGAACACCACGGTGCTCATCCAGCGGGCGTTGAGGCGGTAGTTGGCCACAAGGCTGAGGTCGTGAATGCGGTCGAACTTGGGCGGGAAGAAGTTGTCGTCGTTGAAGCCGGGGAATTTGCGGCGGGTCGTGCCCCAGGTGTAGCCCAGAAAACCGGTGAGCCTGCCGCGGTTGCGCTGTGCCAGTACTTCGACGCCGTACGCGAAGCCTTCCCCGAAGCGGAAGAGCTCGCTGTACTCGAGCCCCGCTGCATCGGGGATGCGCGGATCGAATTCAAACAGTTGCCGCATGGTGCGGTAGAAGCCTTCAAGCTCGAACGACCAGGTGTTGTTGGGATTCCATTTGGCGCCGGCCATGAACTGATCGCCGTAAGCAGGCGCAACGCCCCGGTCGGTGAGCAGCCACACATCGAAACCGGAAAAGGCCTCGTTGGTGATCAGCGATTTGAACTGATGGTAGCGTCCGGCGGCGGTTTGGAGGCGCAAGTTTTCGGTCGGACGGTACTCGAGCTGTGCCCGCGGTTCAGCGCGGAAGAAGTTGCCGCTCGTAAAGTAGGCCGCCCGTGCGCCGCCGAGGAAGATCCAGCGCGGGGTGATGCGCCAGCGGTCCTGTATATAGAAGGTGTAGTAGCCGGAGGTGAGATCGGGCGATTGCGTGAGGTTGCCGTCGAAGCGGTCCTGTAGGGTGAACAGCAGCGTGCCTGCCCAAAGGCCTGATTTCACGGTGTGGTTTTGGTCGGGCGTCCATTCGATGTCGGCTTTCACCGAGAAGTCGTTGACTGTGTTTTTGCGCTCGAAAACCGTGCCGCCAAACTCGAAGCGTGGCTCGTTGAAGTAGCGCGAACCCGTGAAGGTGAGTGTGCCAAAGGTGCTGCCCGAGAGAATCCGCCGCCAGGTCAGGCTCCCGGTGATGTTGCCGTAAAAGAGGTTCAGCAGCAGGTCGTCGGAGGCGGGGAAAACCACATCATCCAGACCGGTGTAAAAAGAGAGGCTGAGGCGGTCACGCTGACCGAGGTCGTAGTTGATTTTGGCGTTGGCATCGAGGAAATAAAAGCTTCTCGGGATGTTATCGACTGAGCCGCGCAGGGCCCAGAGCAGGGGTTCAAGGGTAGAGCGACGGATGGCGAACATGTAGGAGCCGCCTTCGAACGGCCCTTCGAACGAGGCGCGGGAGGAGAGCATGCCTACGGAGGCGGTGCCGCTGCGCTGCCGGCGGTTGCCGTCTTTGTTGTAGATGTCAACGACCGAGCCGATACGTCCGCCGTATTCCGGTGGAAAGCCGCCCTTAAACACCCGCACATCCCGGATGGCATCGGGGTTGAAGGTGGAGAAGAAGCCGAAAAAGTGCGTCGGGTTGTACACGGTCGTGTTGTCGAGCAGAATCAGGGTCTGATCGGGCGTGCCGCCGCGGATGTAGAGGCCGGAGGAAAAATCCGAGGCCGAGGTGATGCCGGGTAGCAGCTGAATGCTCCGGAAGACATCGGCTTGCAGCACCGCCGGCGTATCACGGATGAGTTGCGTGCTCACGGTTGTGACACCGACCGACTGCCGCTGTTCGAGGTCGAAGAAATCCGAGACCAGGGTGACATCATCCAGCTCGACCCCGCTTTCGGTCAGTTCAGCATCGAGCCGGAGGGTTTCGCCTGCTACAATCGTGATTTCGCGCCGCATCTCCCGAAACCCGATGAAGGAAATAACCGCCGTGTAGCTGCCCTCGGGGATGCGCGTGAGCGTGAAAAAGCCTGCGCTGTTGGTCGAAGTGCCGAGGGTTGTGCCTTCGAGGATGATATTCGCCCCCCAGATAGCTTCGCCGGTGCGGGCTTCGGATACGTAGCCGTTCAGGCTTCCGGAATTAAGCTCGGACTCCAGGGCCGTATCGGACCGCATTTCGGCAAGGGCGGGCTGACTAAAGCCGGGGAAGCTTATGCCCACGAAAAGAAAAAACAAAATGAAAAGCAGCGGTGCATGGGTATGGTGCAGTGCGGCTGTGCGACGAGGTCGATAATCTGAGAACAAAGGAAAAAGGAAGCTTTTAGCGGTGAATAAGCCGGGACAGGTCAGCCGAACTTGTTGGAGTTCAGCCGAAAACGCCTGCATAGAAACAGCAGAAGTGTACGTTTCGGTCAGTCGGATTGTTCCTGATTCGGCCCGATATTTAGCGCTTTCCCCAACCATTTTGAAGCCCGAAAAAGACTGCACTGCGGCTGATTTTAAACCGGCAGGGCAGGTAAACGTTACGCGCCTTTTCTTCGTTTTTTCTGACGTATTGCCTTAACTTAAGTGCAAAAACTTCGTGTAAACTTCCGTTCGCCTTTTTGTAAAGAACGCGCAGCCTAACACATCTCTCTGAACTGATACCAATTCAACC
This genomic stretch from Cyclonatronum proteinivorum harbors:
- a CDS encoding DUF5723 family protein, which codes for MTKSQLISVFIWIALTLGFAAASQAQHRLEVPETMAIGATGTAWAGGAAALHINPANLLDMRSGRPNNLVFLQSSATLGGGLLNVSTYNSFLTKGELLDAARQREMLDQWYGDDAGSSMQYAHVNAGFVLAGTAFQLNPGYAAGLSVRLRNLSSTGISRGAAELGLGGLNEDVFREGREADLMLEATSFAEVTAGFAMMLYEGDFFPLTGRRWSLQAGVSPQLFLGIAQSQLELRSRITVSGDDVHHDFRYIIQTQGETSDQLFQYLADRDANDERPEMGDYLEFPSDIGKIDGMGFGLNLGVTAQFELGDAFLDFPFLGEGMRILQLGLAFSDLGSIRYSRRAAVFENQGLFTWEGFAIDQQRIDEEFDGDLGSYFSYVLEDSVLYDMYLDFDGREVGSNRVQLPAAWAFGGELRAGRMQAAFDLGAGFSNSGLVSRRLALGVGASYAITRFVPVRAGWYSGGSNNSSWTFGTGLTGGAYRLDLGVMLSPGTQNGGAWAAIGLGALQFRF
- a CDS encoding DUF4249 domain-containing protein yields the protein MMMPAIRPTFAQTGLAALFFTVMMSALLTTGCDPYKQDSFTEQMVIEAFLTAGDPLPEIRLSRTLPFDEFYSFEAAALSGLDVRVLLTNDAGAVTETFRYLESDQRGVYLPEDAGATVQPGRVYRLEVRETPDQAPKLRARTFVPGGFELLSDNGDTFIYQGPVQYEPTFTISFYPGRQNYYIASTLALQPDPELLTPFFAGFFEEENPDQFLRVSSPIINEANYEINDDETITLTLPWISIAYFGPNEVAFYAIDTNLYDYVRTLNLQSGGPNQSPGQIDNVLWNIEGGIGIFGSRTGISSEINIVPFIP
- a CDS encoding TonB-dependent receptor; the protein is MFFLFVGISFPGFSQPALAEMRSDTALESELNSGSLNGYVSEARTGEAIWGANIILEGTTLGTSTNSAGFFTLTRIPEGSYTAVISFIGFREMRREITIVAGETLRLDAELTESGVELDDVTLVSDFFDLEQRQSVGVTTVSTQLIRDTPAVLQADVFRSIQLLPGITSASDFSSGLYIRGGTPDQTLILLDNTTVYNPTHFFGFFSTFNPDAIRDVRVFKGGFPPEYGGRIGSVVDIYNKDGNRRQRSGTASVGMLSSRASFEGPFEGGSYMFAIRRSTLEPLLWALRGSVDNIPRSFYFLDANAKINYDLGQRDRLSLSFYTGLDDVVFPASDDLLLNLFYGNITGSLTWRRILSGSTFGTLTFTGSRYFNEPRFEFGGTVFERKNTVNDFSVKADIEWTPDQNHTVKSGLWAGTLLFTLQDRFDGNLTQSPDLTSGYYTFYIQDRWRITPRWIFLGGARAAYFTSGNFFRAEPRAQLEYRPTENLRLQTAAGRYHQFKSLITNEAFSGFDVWLLTDRGVAPAYGDQFMAGAKWNPNNTWSFELEGFYRTMRQLFEFDPRIPDAAGLEYSELFRFGEGFAYGVEVLAQRNRGRLTGFLGYTWGTTRRKFPGFNDDNFFPPKFDRIHDLSLVANYRLNARWMSTVVFGYATGQTYTEPLGRTQINNPFGTEPDNPIIVGRVNASRLPAYHRLDVGFTRYGRFFNLGDSELQLQIINLYSRRNVWFYQFDFDENPVQRITVQMLPILPSVTYTVNF